The genomic DNA CATCCCAAGTaataaagataatacaaaggcaggtaaaaaaatacacaaaaaacatgttttgtcaGTTGATAGTTTCATTGTGTAGCATTATGAGTCATCAACTGCTGTCATGTACATATTACGGCTGTTTGCGAGTTCACAAAGTACATATTCTACATTTGAGTCCATCTGCTCCACAGACGTATATCAGGAAAAGTCAACAGAATGACACAGTACCTCATTCTTCATCACTGTGTGTACAGAGGAAGTAAATACATACTTCACTGAGAATCTACACCTCTGTGACAGTGGAATCTACTGTACCTAGGGTTACTAGCCTAGTAGATGCACAATGCAAAGAGATTGTAGAACCTAGATAATGTAGGCCTGGCTGTAATGTCCCTTCTCCTGATTACCAAGGTAAAGTATGTGTTAGCAACCATTAACCAATCACTCTTCTCCATTGctgccctccccctcctccccgcTTCGGGCATTGCAGCGGTTGCCATGACGTTTTATGCCCCACACCACGTCAGAGCTGAAGGGGCAGAAGAGGCAGCGGTACATGCCCTGTCTGTGGTTGTGGTAGATATGGTTGAGTAGCGAATACTCTAGTATGAAGGCCTTGCTACACTCTTTACAGCAGTAAGGTTTGGGCACGTCGTGCTTGTAGCTCACGTGGTAGATGGCATGGCCCTTCATCTTGGAGCGCTTGCCGCACAGGCGACAGTTGTAGCGACCCCCCTGGCGCTGGATATATTTGGTAAGGAAGGCCTCTTCCTGCTTTTTGTGTTTgtcactttttttgttgttgttggtctgtagctcctcttcctcttcatcatgATCATCTTCCTCACTGCCTGCTGTAGAGCTTCTATTTCGTTTCATGGGGCTGCCGGCTGAGCGGGAGTCCTCTTCGTTATCCTCgccttcctccatctcctctagTCCTCTTTTCCTACCTTCCTCTTTCTTCGCTCCTCCtttgtcctcatcctcctcttctgccTTGGGCTCACTGAGAGGATGACTACTGTCTTTTGACAGCACATCTACACTGATACCTTCCtgttcttctcccccctcccccctacgctcatccccttctccctcctcacccTGGCCCTTCCCAGAGAGGCAGTGGCAGGTGAGCAGGTGGTCGTAGAGGCGAGGGAACTCCCTGGCCGTGTGGAAACACAAGCTGCAGTGGAACAGCCGTGCCGTGCGCTGGTAGAAGATGGCGTTGCCCAGGCGACCCACAGGCGTGTCATCCAGGCGGCTTGGATGGATCTTAGCGATGTGGATGAGGTAGCTGCAGTGGCTCTTACACTGGAGCAGACAGTGGGGACACTGGAGGTGCTGGAGATAGCTGTCCGACTCCCGGTCTCTGTCCCGCCCCTGGCCGCCAGAGGAGGAAGACTGCCTCTTGAGTTCCATAACAGCTCCCTGTGATTCCTTAATGTCCACAACGGCTTCTTTTGACTCTGACTCATTAACTTCCATCATGGCTGACATGGACTCCTTCACGTCCATTGCGGCTGAAATTGACTCCTTAACGTCTATTGTGGCTTCCGTTGACTCCTCAAAACCCGCCATGGCTGTCTCTGACTCCTTAACCTCCATCACGGCTTCCATTGACTGGAGCTCACTGGACACAGAGGGGAGTGAAAAACTTGCCGTTTTAATGATTGATTATTGTTTATTTGAATAAGACTGAATGTATGTAATACAGAAGTACAATACATCAGTAATGACAACGTAATTTCACAGTTGTCCAAATGCATACAAATTTACAAGCTAGCATTGTAGCACATCTGTACATCAGGAAATCTATGTCACTAACAACATTGAGTGTGCAGTTGTCAACATCTGACACTAGTTTAATCTAGATTCACATCCGACATTGTAGAGGCATAATTCCAACCATGTTCACAGAATGAAAGTATGCTAGTTCATTCCCAAATTGATTTAGCCGAACTCAAGCTAGTTTACTGTGTAAACAATAGCACATAGTTCGTTCGAAAATGTACATTTTAACTCACCTATCAATTCTCAAAAAGCCAATGAAACACACATTCCATATTTCCGTGACTAGATAGACTATGCCTGATTGCTGTTCGTTTACATTTTGCGGAATAATTTGATGAAATAGCAAAAATCTGCTATAATGTAACAGTTTTTCCTCGGGAGCCTTTCCTTGGCTAATCAGAAGTGACGCTCAGCACGTTGACGTGACGTAGCCTCCATCATTAACTCTCTACTCACCGTTTCGGCTCCCTGCTGTTCTGTATAACATAATAATCCATGCGTGGTCTATCCTGAACTTCTTGGTTCGGTTTGTGTTGCTTCTTCTCGTCCTTTTGGCTAACATAAGGTGAAGAAGTATCGGTTCTGCTCGGGCTATCGCTGGGATAAATCGTAGGAACCGCGTCATCCCACAACAATCTCTTTTTCAGTGTATGGAGTCGAAAACATTATTTGCTGAAATGAGCCTCGCATATCTGAGTGCCGTTCAATACGCAATTCTCGTGTAAGGAGGCGAATTCCACCAATTTTCGTAATACGATGTAGTCTTGGAAAATAGTTGAAACTGGTGGTTTGCAGCCAAGGAAATGCACCTTGTCGGCGTTTTGTAAATAGAGTAAACTGGGGCAAGCACCAAAGCTGTGTTTGAAAACCCATGCTAACATATACGgtgtactacatacttaatgagtatatactattagttcattttagcaTACTGTAAACAAACAGTATCCTTTCAATTGAGCGTAGTAGTTCTTcacctgtctaccggaagttgatgctgttgcgatgcaacctcttgctagctagctagctagctagcgtaacAAATGACTTGTTAGACATTTTACGAATTCgggtgtgttcttaaattcagtgccagagtgtgcttgtaaattcagagtgttgtcagattgtcccttttgtaaattcagagcgttttttGCACTTGGAGCACACACTAGATGCTCGGgccaaggagtagggttgatttgagcgttctgacCTTACAATGGAacccaagctaacgttggctagcttgctagctacttccagacacaaatgagtaCACTTTGACCATTTTAGGCCTTAGCAGACCTGGTTCGGCAgtgttcatgttatccagagtgttggtgactgtaatAGGCTGGACACATGACATTTTTAACAATGCTTTTTTTTCTGATAACTAGTTCATCACATCCGTCATAGAGCCCAGTTTCATAGTTTTACTATATGTCCCAGCTGCTTGCTGTAGTTTTGAAGTAATCAcgaaaaaacaggccttattttagggcatttttcaccctgccagctcctattagttctattgagcaccAACTCGCCTTCCGAACATTTTAAGTCACAATGCCTGCTTTgctattgttggcaatgagacATGTTGTTTGTagttaaaatgtaaacaacaacaaaatattacTCATGGAACTCTGAGGTTGTCCCATTGTTTCCTATAgggaaatatacagtggggcaaaaaagtatttagtcagccaccaattgtgcaagttttcccacttaaaaagatgagaggcctgcaattttcatcataggtacacttcaactatgacagacaaaatgagaaaaaaaatcacattgtaggatttttaatgaatttatttgcaaattatggtgaaaaataagtatttggtcaataacaaaagtttctcaatactttgttatataccctttattggcaatgacagaggtcaaacgttttctgtaagtcttcacaaggttttcacacactcgctggtattttggcccattcctccatgcagatctcctctagagcagtgatgttttggggatgttgctgggcaacacggactttcaactccctccaaagattttctatggggttgagatctggagactggctaggccactccaggaccttgaaatgcttcttacgaagccactccttcgttgtttgggatcattgtcatgctgaaagacccagccacgtttcatcttcaatgcccttgctgatggtaggctttgttactttggtcccagctctctgcaggtcattcactaggtccccccgtgtggttctgtgatttttgctcaccgttcttgtgatcattttgaacccacggggtgagatcttgcgtggagccctagatcaagggagattatcagtggtcttgtatttcctaatatttgctcccacagttgatttcttcaaaccgagctgcttacctattgcagattcagtcttcccagcctggtgcaggtctacaattttgtttctggtgtcctttgacacctctttggtcttggtcatagtggagtgtgactgtttgaggttgtggacaggtgtcttttatactgataacaagttcaaacaggtgccattaatacaggtaacgagtggaggacagaggagcctcttaaagaagaagttacaggtctgtgagagccagaaatcttgcttgtttgtaggtgaccaaatactta from Oncorhynchus clarkii lewisi isolate Uvic-CL-2024 chromosome 7, UVic_Ocla_1.0, whole genome shotgun sequence includes the following:
- the LOC139412885 gene encoding chromosome alignment-maintaining phosphoprotein 1-like, which translates into the protein MEAVMEVKESETAMAGFEESTEATIDVKESISAAMDVKESMSAMMEVNESESKEAVVDIKESQGAVMELKRQSSSSGGQGRDRDRESDSYLQHLQCPHCLLQCKSHCSYLIHIAKIHPSRLDDTPVGRLGNAIFYQRTARLFHCSLCFHTAREFPRLYDHLLTCHCLSGKGQGEEGEGDERRGEGGEEQEGISVDVLSKDSSHPLSEPKAEEEDEDKGGAKKEEGRKRGLEEMEEGEDNEEDSRSAGSPMKRNRSSTAGSEEDDHDEEEEELQTNNNKKSDKHKKQEEAFLTKYIQRQGGRYNCRLCGKRSKMKGHAIYHVSYKHDVPKPYCCKECSKAFILEYSLLNHIYHNHRQGMYRCLFCPFSSDVVWGIKRHGNRCNARSGEEGEGSNGEE